One genomic segment of Borrelia coriaceae includes these proteins:
- the trmD gene encoding tRNA (guanosine(37)-N1)-methyltransferase TrmD, producing MKITILSLFPTIITPFFENSIMKKVIDKGIISYEVISIRDFSDDKHKRCDDIPYGGGAGMVLKAQPISAALDYVNAKSKTTIFVSPSGLKYTQKLAYDLSKKNELVIICGRYEGIDQRIVDLYVDFEISVGDYVLSSGEVAALVIIDSVYRLLDGVINPCSLREESFSCECGLLEYPHYTRPYEFKGIEVPDILLSGHHEQIRKWRFMRSVEKTKKNRYDLYLKYLDMKGENDGFDKKN from the coding sequence ATGAAAATTACTATTCTCTCTTTATTTCCTACAATCATTACTCCCTTTTTTGAAAATTCAATAATGAAAAAAGTTATAGATAAAGGCATCATAAGTTATGAAGTTATATCTATTCGTGACTTTTCTGATGATAAACACAAAAGATGTGATGATATTCCTTATGGTGGGGGTGCAGGTATGGTTTTAAAAGCCCAGCCCATTTCTGCTGCTCTTGATTATGTAAATGCAAAGTCAAAAACCACGATATTTGTAAGTCCATCTGGTTTAAAATATACTCAAAAGTTGGCTTATGACTTGTCAAAAAAGAATGAACTTGTTATAATCTGTGGAAGATATGAAGGGATCGATCAACGTATAGTTGATTTATATGTTGATTTTGAGATTTCGGTTGGAGATTATGTATTGTCTTCAGGTGAAGTTGCTGCCCTTGTTATAATAGATAGCGTATATAGGTTGTTAGATGGAGTAATAAATCCATGTTCCTTGCGTGAGGAATCTTTTAGCTGTGAGTGTGGCTTGCTTGAGTATCCTCATTATACTAGACCTTATGAATTTAAGGGGATAGAGGTTCCTGATATACTTCTCTCAGGTCATCACGAGCAAATAAGAAAATGGCGATTTATGAGGTCTGTTGAAAAAACAAAGAAAAATAGATATGATTTGTACCTTAAATATTTAGATATGAAAGGAGAAAATGATGGATTTGATAAGAAAAATTGA
- the rplS gene encoding 50S ribosomal protein L19, with amino-acid sequence MDLIRKIEAKGKRAESFNFRVGDTIRVSYKIIEGTNERIQNFEGLVISIQNKGIGQTFLVRKISSGIGVEKIFPMHSPIIEKVQVLRRGKVRRAKLYYMRDRIGKAAMKVKERLDIKKLK; translated from the coding sequence ATGGATTTGATAAGAAAAATTGAGGCTAAAGGAAAGAGAGCAGAAAGTTTTAACTTTAGAGTGGGCGATACTATACGTGTTAGTTATAAGATAATTGAAGGCACTAATGAGAGAATTCAAAATTTTGAAGGTCTTGTTATATCTATTCAAAATAAAGGTATTGGACAAACTTTTTTAGTTAGAAAAATTTCTTCAGGTATTGGAGTTGAGAAAATTTTTCCAATGCATTCGCCTATTATCGAGAAGGTACAGGTTTTAAGGCGAGGAAAGGTAAGACGAGCTAAACTTTACTATATGAGAGATAGAATTGGTAAGGCTGCTATGAAGGTGAAAGAGCGTCTTGATATTAAGAAACTTAAATAA